A genomic stretch from Eubacterium sulci ATCC 35585 includes:
- a CDS encoding zinc ABC transporter ATPase gives MNQKQKKNLIRILVSIVLTVAAYFIPASGIIKLVLYVVPYIIVSYDVVIKAFKGVINRQPFDENLLMTIATIGAFIIAFIDGDDYLEAISVMLFYQIGEFFQSYAVGKSRRNISDLIDIMPEYANIEVGNTLEQVDPEDVEVGTVITVLAGEKVPIDGVVVEGESSLNTSALTGESMLQDVCAGDQVISGCINTSGVLKIKTTKEFSDSTVARIMELVEDASSRKSRSENFITKFARVYTPAVVFSAIVLAILPPVVLMMMGSPAAWSVWVYRALTFLVISCPCALVISIPLSFFGGIGAASSQGILIKGSNYMEMLADIKTVVFDKTGTLTKGVFAVSKVVAKDMSEEELLHYAAHAEMYSKHPVALALRNAANIEDDCQVSDSEELAGHGIRTKINGFDVYAGNAKLMKSISLECDDVTEPGTVIHVAIDGKYAGYIVVSDLVKEETIDAISKLKAEGIRKTVMLTGDNRTTANEVAKSIGIDEVYSELLPGDKVDKIEELMASRSSSKDAVAFVGDGINDAPVLSRADIGIAMGAMGSDAAVEAADVVLMDDDPRKVSKAIKISKKCMSIVRQNIVFAIGIKVACLILGAVGIANMWFAIFADVGVLILAVLNAIRILVVPRD, from the coding sequence ATGAATCAGAAACAGAAGAAAAATTTGATAAGAATTTTAGTATCGATAGTGCTCACCGTAGCGGCCTACTTTATTCCAGCAAGTGGAATTATAAAGCTAGTTCTCTATGTGGTGCCATACATTATTGTCAGCTATGACGTAGTTATCAAGGCCTTCAAAGGTGTAATTAACAGGCAGCCATTTGATGAGAATCTTTTGATGACCATCGCGACAATAGGAGCATTCATCATCGCATTCATCGATGGGGATGACTACCTCGAGGCGATTTCCGTAATGCTGTTTTACCAGATTGGTGAGTTTTTCCAAAGCTATGCCGTTGGCAAAAGCCGTAGAAACATCAGCGATTTGATAGATATCATGCCTGAGTATGCAAATATAGAGGTGGGCAATACACTCGAGCAGGTCGACCCTGAGGACGTAGAGGTCGGCACGGTGATAACAGTTTTAGCCGGTGAGAAGGTTCCTATCGACGGTGTGGTTGTAGAAGGCGAATCAAGCCTAAATACTAGTGCTCTGACAGGCGAAAGCATGCTTCAGGATGTCTGCGCTGGTGATCAGGTAATCAGCGGTTGTATCAATACCAGCGGCGTTCTTAAGATAAAGACGACTAAGGAGTTCAGTGACTCAACTGTAGCAAGAATTATGGAGCTAGTTGAGGATGCAAGCTCAAGAAAATCTAGATCTGAGAACTTCATAACTAAGTTTGCTAGAGTCTACACTCCAGCAGTAGTTTTCAGTGCCATAGTGCTTGCAATTTTACCACCTGTGGTTTTGATGATGATGGGAAGTCCAGCAGCATGGAGCGTCTGGGTTTATAGAGCACTTACATTCCTTGTAATAAGCTGTCCATGTGCTCTAGTTATCAGCATTCCTTTGAGCTTCTTCGGTGGAATCGGAGCCGCTAGCTCGCAGGGAATTTTGATCAAAGGCTCAAACTATATGGAGATGCTTGCGGACATTAAGACTGTCGTATTCGATAAGACAGGAACTCTAACAAAGGGAGTCTTCGCAGTATCAAAGGTTGTAGCAAAGGACATGAGCGAAGAGGAACTGCTTCACTATGCAGCTCACGCTGAAATGTACTCTAAGCATCCGGTAGCGCTAGCCCTCAGAAATGCAGCGAATATAGAGGATGACTGTCAGGTTTCGGATTCAGAGGAGCTTGCAGGACATGGCATTAGAACAAAAATTAACGGATTTGATGTTTACGCAGGTAATGCAAAGCTGATGAAGAGCATATCGCTTGAATGCGACGATGTTACTGAGCCAGGAACAGTAATTCATGTTGCAATAGATGGTAAATATGCAGGATATATCGTGGTTTCTGACCTAGTAAAAGAAGAAACAATTGATGCTATATCAAAGCTAAAAGCTGAAGGCATCAGAAAAACTGTAATGCTCACAGGAGACAATAGAACCACTGCAAATGAAGTGGCAAAGAGCATTGGAATCGACGAGGTATATAGTGAGCTTCTTCCGGGAGACAAGGTTGATAAGATAGAGGAGCTTATGGCTTCTAGGTCATCAAGCAAGGATGCGGTTGCCTTTGTTGGAGACGGAATAAACGATGCACCTGTTCTATCACGTGCAGATATAGGAATCGCCATGGGAGCCATGGGGTCAGATGCAGCCGTTGAAGCAGCAGACGTTGTACTTATGGATGACGACCCAAGGAAGGTTTCCAAAGCTATCAAAATATCAAAGAAGTGCATGAGCATTGTAAGGCAAAACATAGTTTTCGCCATAGGCATCAAAGTAGCCTGCCTAATCCTTGGAGCTGTAGGAATAGCAAATATGTGGTTTGCAATCTTTGCCGATGTAGGCGTTTTGATTTTGGCAGTGCTAAATGCAATAAGGATACTTGTTGTGCCACGCGACTGA
- a CDS encoding cadmium ABC transporter ATPase — protein sequence MKKTYKIEVDCANCASKMEEVTKNTTGVKDANINFMMQKMKVEFEDGADESAVMQEVRKSCKKVESDCEVYI from the coding sequence ATGAAAAAGACATACAAAATCGAAGTGGATTGTGCAAACTGTGCAAGCAAAATGGAAGAAGTTACTAAGAATACAACTGGAGTTAAGGATGCAAACATCAACTTTATGATGCAAAAGATGAAGGTTGAGTTTGAAGATGGTGCAGACGAAAGTGCTGTAATGCAAGAAGTTAGAAAGAGCTGCAAAAAAGTAGAGAGTGACTGCGAAGTTTACATTTAA
- a CDS encoding ArsR family transcriptional regulator: protein MKHDEIKIPHDHGQDYEKLLEQMPDSDTIKSVSDLLKQLCDPTRLRIFWLLCHCEECVINIAAFMDMSSPAVSHHLRLLKTSGLIESRRDGKEMYYSAAKTDAAKSLHRIIEKIAHLTCPGCEFQEHHEHHEDHEDL, encoded by the coding sequence ATGAAACACGATGAAATCAAAATACCACACGACCACGGTCAGGATTACGAAAAGCTCCTAGAGCAAATGCCTGATTCAGATACAATCAAATCCGTTTCTGATTTATTAAAGCAGCTCTGCGATCCAACAAGGCTTCGTATTTTCTGGCTTCTATGTCACTGTGAGGAGTGCGTTATAAATATCGCAGCCTTCATGGATATGAGTAGTCCCGCGGTTTCACACCATCTAAGACTTCTCAAGACAAGTGGGCTAATTGAGTCTAGACGAGATGGTAAAGAGATGTACTACAGCGCTGCAAAGACTGACGCAGCAAAATCTCTTCATCGCATAATCGAAAAGATTGCTCACTTAACCTGCCCTGGCTGTGAATTTCAGGAGCATCACGAGCATCACGAAGATCACGAGGATTTATAG
- a CDS encoding cytidine deaminase, whose translation MKRTDYITWDEYFMGVAALSGMRSKDPNTQVGACIVSEDNKILSMGYNGFPKGCSDDEFPWDRSSDDALGIKYLYVTHAELNAILNYRGGSLEGAKLYVTLFPCNECAKAIIQAGIKTVVYGSDKYADESATKASKLMFKASGVKCIEHKSTGREIKINI comes from the coding sequence ATGAAAAGAACAGATTACATAACTTGGGATGAATATTTCATGGGAGTCGCAGCGCTTTCGGGTATGAGGAGCAAGGATCCAAATACTCAGGTAGGTGCGTGTATAGTCAGCGAAGACAATAAAATTCTATCTATGGGATATAACGGCTTTCCTAAGGGCTGTTCAGACGATGAGTTTCCATGGGATAGAAGCTCAGATGATGCTCTTGGAATCAAATATCTCTATGTGACACACGCAGAGCTAAATGCGATACTTAACTACAGAGGCGGAAGTCTAGAGGGAGCAAAGCTATACGTTACGCTCTTCCCTTGTAACGAGTGCGCAAAGGCAATAATTCAGGCAGGAATCAAGACCGTTGTCTACGGTAGCGACAAGTATGCAGATGAGTCTGCAACAAAGGCATCAAAGCTGATGTTCAAGGCTTCAGGCGTTAAGTGCATAGAGCACAAATCCACAGGCAGAGAGATAAAAATTAATATATAA
- a CDS encoding ABC transporter, which yields MGIVTVLWEKWAEFKRDFYKITLSAMISPLLYLIVFGMGIKTTSHGEPYINFLIPGLVAMSTMTGSFGAVAQNMSVQRLYEKALDQIMVSPTPLWQFITGQIIGGSLRGIYSAAMILLLTFPLKTGLVWNGWSLLVMFLNGTVFATIALTLSFMAKSYTDAPRYTSFIIVPMSFLCNTFFSTDNMPNGFRQFVSVLPLSKASEMLRSISRGEGFDAWGMVILVIYLVVFSLISMNFIYKKKNL from the coding sequence ATGGGTATAGTTACCGTTCTTTGGGAAAAATGGGCAGAATTTAAGAGGGATTTCTATAAGATAACGCTTTCAGCTATGATCTCCCCTCTTCTATATTTGATTGTCTTTGGAATGGGAATAAAGACCACCTCACATGGAGAGCCCTACATTAACTTCCTCATTCCAGGACTTGTGGCTATGTCGACGATGACGGGAAGTTTTGGTGCTGTTGCCCAAAACATGAGCGTCCAAAGGCTCTACGAAAAGGCTCTTGACCAAATAATGGTCTCACCTACCCCGCTTTGGCAGTTCATCACGGGGCAGATAATTGGCGGAAGTCTGCGCGGTATCTACTCGGCAGCAATGATTCTGCTTCTCACCTTCCCACTCAAAACGGGACTTGTTTGGAACGGCTGGTCTCTTCTAGTCATGTTCTTAAACGGAACCGTGTTTGCCACAATCGCACTTACGCTTTCATTTATGGCAAAGAGCTATACAGATGCACCAAGATATACATCGTTTATAATAGTGCCGATGTCATTCCTCTGTAACACATTCTTTTCAACCGATAATATGCCTAATGGCTTTAGACAATTCGTCTCAGTTTTACCACTTTCTAAGGCGAGCGAAATGCTGAGGTCTATCTCGCGCGGAGAAGGCTTTGATGCATGGGGAATGGTAATTTTAGTGATATATCTTGTCGTATTCTCGCTTATTTCAATGAACTTTATATATAAGAAGAAAAATCTATAG
- a CDS encoding ABC transporter ATPase, translating to MIELCNLTKRFGDHIAVDNLNLRIETGEFFGLLGPNGAGKTTTISMISTVLLPSDGKILIDGEELTRRNLAQKRRLSVITQEYSMRQDMTMDEVMEYQGRLYYMPRKLIRQKTEELLEFTGLLEYRHKIVRHLSGGMKRKLMICRALMVEPEILLLDEPTAGMDAFSRRQMWNLLRKINSNKMTIILTTHYIEEAQSLCDRIALINKGRLDTVDTPQALIDELGNYAIDEIINEEIKSRYFAEKSGAIEYLSRTDTKASMRETTLEDVFIERIGRGLGRK from the coding sequence ATGATAGAACTTTGTAATCTAACAAAGCGCTTCGGCGATCATATAGCTGTAGATAATCTCAATCTCAGGATAGAGACAGGGGAGTTCTTTGGACTGCTTGGGCCTAACGGTGCAGGTAAAACCACGACCATTAGTATGATTTCAACTGTTCTTTTGCCTAGTGATGGCAAGATTCTCATAGACGGAGAGGAACTTACAAGACGCAATCTAGCGCAAAAGCGCAGACTCAGTGTAATCACTCAGGAATATTCTATGAGGCAGGACATGACCATGGATGAGGTCATGGAATATCAGGGCAGGCTCTACTATATGCCTAGGAAGCTCATTCGTCAAAAGACGGAGGAGCTCCTTGAGTTTACAGGACTTCTCGAGTATAGGCACAAGATTGTAAGACATCTTTCGGGCGGAATGAAGCGCAAACTCATGATATGCAGGGCTTTGATGGTTGAGCCTGAGATTCTTTTGCTCGATGAGCCGACTGCGGGCATGGATGCCTTTTCCAGAAGGCAGATGTGGAACTTGCTTAGAAAGATAAACAGCAACAAAATGACCATCATCTTAACGACGCACTACATAGAGGAAGCGCAGTCTCTCTGCGATAGAATCGCTTTGATAAACAAGGGAAGACTAGACACCGTGGATACGCCTCAGGCATTGATTGACGAGCTTGGAAACTATGCAATCGATGAGATAATTAACGAGGAAATCAAAAGTCGTTACTTTGCCGAAAAGAGCGGAGCAATTGAGTATCTAAGCCGTACGGACACTAAGGCTAGCATGAGGGAAACGACGCTAGAAGATGTATTTATCGAGAGAATCGGAAGAGGACTCGGAAGAAAGTAA